From Thermococcus barophilus MP:
CTAATTCCGGACTTTCTCGCGGCTCTTCCAATTGCATGGGCACCCACTGGGTTTGTCAGCACTAAGAATATCACCACGAGAGCTGAGTGAATGCCTATTGTAACCCATCTCGGATCATGTGTCGGAAGCCAGTTATAGAGTGAATACACCACCGTGGCAAGGACTATGAAGATCGTTCCAAATGTTGTACATTTTGTTGCTGCATGAATCCTTGTGTAAACGTCTGGAAATCTGAGAATTCCGATGCTTGCAAGAAAGTTGAAAATCACTCCAATTGCCAAGAAAACTGTGATTACATACTCGATCATGCTATCCCCACCTTCTTCTTCACCAAGTATCTTGCAATGTACAGCGTGGCTATGTAGCTCAAAACAGCATATACCAACGCAACATCAATGAAAACTGGTTGCTTTGTAACAACCCCATAGAGAACCATTGCACCTGCTGTTGTTGTTGTCATTGAATCCAGAGCAACTGCTCTATCTGGAATCGTTGGTCCCAAGATAAGCCTGATTAGAGTTAACATCGCTGAAAATAGTAGCAGAATTAGAGCCACCATAAATGCACTAACCACATTCATTCCGCAATCCTCCTTGCCCATTTTGGAAGATACCCACAAAGCTCTTCAGGAGTTGGTTTTTCTTTTCCAGGCGGGACGTTAATCCAGTGAACGTATAAGTTACCCTCCTCGTCAATTTCAAGGGTAAATGTCCCTGGGGTTAAAGTTATTGAATTTGCCAAAAGAGTTCTGCTTTCATCCCTCGTAAGACCTGGAGATATTTTAACAATGCCAGGTCTTATTTTTCCAGTTATTACTCTGTAAGCAACGTCAAGGTTAGCTTTTGCCATTGCAAAGAAAAATGGACCTATTGCATATACTATGAAAAGAACCCATCTCCTTGGATTAAAGAAGTATTCCAGCTTCTCGTCCATTATGTTCCTTGTTAGATATCCTATCACCGCTGCAATAATGAATCCAGCGATTAATTCTTCCCTGCTCCATGCGATTATATTTCCTGAACCCGCTGTAAGCAGTAAGTATACAATCAAAGACCACAGGAAAGATGTCACAAACGCCATTCTTTCACCTCAACTTTAAGTTTTAAACCTATATTAAGCGTTTTTGAGGATAATATCATTTAGAATTTGCCAAAAATTCTTAAATACGTTTCTAAAACGAAAGGTTATAAACCAATATTTTGACAAATGAAAAAGTAACCAAACTTTACAAATTATCTA
This genomic window contains:
- the mnhG gene encoding monovalent cation/H(+) antiporter subunit G, which encodes MIEYVITVFLAIGVIFNFLASIGILRFPDVYTRIHAATKCTTFGTIFIVLATVVYSLYNWLPTHDPRWVTIGIHSALVVIFLVLTNPVGAHAIGRAARKSGIRPYGAVIDELEGKL
- a CDS encoding Na+/H+ antiporter subunit E; this encodes MAFVTSFLWSLIVYLLLTAGSGNIIAWSREELIAGFIIAAVIGYLTRNIMDEKLEYFFNPRRWVLFIVYAIGPFFFAMAKANLDVAYRVITGKIRPGIVKISPGLTRDESRTLLANSITLTPGTFTLEIDEEGNLYVHWINVPPGKEKPTPEELCGYLPKWARRIAE
- a CDS encoding cation:proton antiporter, producing the protein MNVVSAFMVALILLLFSAMLTLIRLILGPTIPDRAVALDSMTTTTAGAMVLYGVVTKQPVFIDVALVYAVLSYIATLYIARYLVKKKVGIA